Below is a window of Candidatus Eisenbacteria bacterium DNA.
ACCGGCATCGCGCGTGGGCCCGTCGATGTGCGTCCAGGCCGGCAGGTACTCTCGATTCTTGTAGAAGCGCCTCACCAGCGGCTGGATGTCGTCGTCGTCCACCGTCGCGCGCTTCTGGAACCATCCGGCCGGCCCTACGCGCTGGCGAATGACGCGCGCGATCTCACCGTCCGACTCACTGGAGCGGCACGAGAGCGCCGTGAGGGCGAGAACGATCCACAGGAGTCCATGTGAGATGAGCGACGGTCGGGTCATGCGCTCCCCTGCGATGGGATGCTGGATGAATGCGAGCCGTGACACGGCCGCTCTCGCAAGGAGCGAGCCTTGACAGTCACCGAACCCGAGGACGTGAAATCATGCGGTGAATATGCTGCGAACGCTCGAGGCGCGAACGGCAAGCGAGCACGTCCTGCACAAATGTTGAAAACCGTGGAGCGACTCGGGGTCGGTGGAGGTTCGCGCGGTCGAGGATCTCGGCTACATCCGAAACACGCCGAAGCGCATCGCGGGAATCGGTGCGTTGAGCGTCGCGGCGAGGGCGAGCGCCATCGCGGTGCGCGTCTCGGCCGGGTCGATGATGCCGTCGTCCCAGAGTCGCGCCGTGGAGTAGTAGGGACTGCCCTCCGTCTCGTACTTCTCGAGGATCGGCTGCTTCACCGCTTTCTCGTCGGCCGCGCTCATCTTCTTGCCGGCGGACACGAGCTGGGCCTGCTTGACCTGCGCCAGAACGGACGCCGCCTGCTCGCCGCCCATCACGCTGATGCGGCTGTTGGGCCACATGAAGAGAAAACGCGGCTGGTACGCGCGCCCGCACATGCCGTAGTTGCCGGCGCCGAAGCTGCCGCCGATCACCACGGTGAGCTTCGGCACCGGGGCGTTGGCGACGGCGTGCACCATCTTGGCGCCGTCCTTGGCGATTCCGCCGTGCTCGTACTGCTTGCCGACGATGAAGCCGCTGATGTTCTGGAGGAAGAGCAGCGGCACGCCGCGCTGCGACGCAAGCTCGATGAAGTGCGTGGCCTTGAGCGCCGACTCGCTGAACAGAACCCCTTGATTGGCGAGGATGCCGACCGGCATGCCGTGCAGGTGCGCGAACCCGGTGATCAGCGTCGCGCCGTAGCGCGCCTTGAATTCGTGGAAGCGCGAGCCGTCGACGAGACGGGCGATCACCTCGCGGACTTCGTAGGGCGTGCGCAGATCGCGCGGCAGGAGACCGTAGATCTCCTGGGGATCGTAGCGCGGCGGCTCCGGTTCGCGGAAGTCGAGCCGTGGGCGCTTTGACGTGGCTCCCGAGAGGTGGGCCACGATATCGCGCGCGATCTCGAGCGCGTGCCCATCGTCGTCCGCCAGATGGTCCGCAACTCCGGAGATCCGCGTGTGGACGTCCCCGCCTCCGAGCTCTTCGGCGGTCACCTCTTCCCCGGTCGCCGCTTTCACCAGCGGCGGACCGCCCAGGAAGATGGTGCCCTGGTTGCGGACGATCACCGCTTCGTCGCTCATCGCCGGCACATAGGCGCCTCCCGCGGTGCACGATCCCATGACGATCGCGAGCTGCGGGATGCCGAGCGCAGACATGCGGGCCTGATTGAAGAAGATGCGGCCGAAATGATCGCGGTCCGGGAACACTTCGGCCTGGAGCGGCAGAAATGCCCCGCCCGAGTCCACGAGGTAAACGCACGGCAGCCGGTTCTCGAGCGCGATCTCCTGCGCGCGCACGTGCTTCTTGACGGTCATCGGGTAGTACGTGCCGCCCTTCACGGTCGCGTCATTGGCCACCACCATGACCGCGCGGCCGTGGACCATGCCAATGCCGGTGACGAGCCCGGCGCACGGCGCATCCCCTTCGTACAGACCGTGCGCTGCCAGCGGTGACAGCTCGAGGAACGCGGTGCCGGAATCGAGCAGGCGCTCGATCCGCTCGCGCACGAACAGCTTGCCACGCGAGCGATGGCGGGCTACGGAATCGGCGCCGCCTCCCAGCTTGACGGCTTCCAGGTGCCGCCTGAGGTCGGCCGCGAGTGCGCGGTGATGTGCGGCGTTGCTCTGGAACTCTTCGCTCTGGGTATCGAGATGGGACTCGATCAGCTCCATGCGCTCCTCGGGCCGTAAGGCCGGCAAGGTATAGCAGAGGAGCGAAGCCGCGCCCAGGAAGCGCTACGGCAGCAGCACGAGGCGCGTGACGGTCCGCCTGGACGGCGTGGAGAGCACGGCGAAGTAGAGACCCGCCGGCATGCGCCGGCCATCGACATCGTCGCCGTTCCACGCCACCTGTCCCGATGAGCCAGTCTCGATTGGAATGTCGCGCACACGGCGTCCGGTCACGTCGTGGAGCACCAGGCTTCCTCGAGTTTCCGTTCCCAGATTCCACAGGAAGCGCACCGGAGAGCGGGACGGGTTGCTCGCCAGCTCGAGTCCGAAGTGGGGTGCTATGAGCTCGAACACATTCGAGAGCGCACTGACATGAAGGGCGGCGTCCAAGGACCGCAACGCATAGAAGCGCCGGCCCGAGGTCGGCGGCTGCACCCACAACGTCTCCGCGGCGCCTCCCGGACGTGGCCAGGCTGGCGTGGGCACCACGGTGCCGAACGCAAAGGTGTCTTCGGCGAGGGGTGCCATCGACCAGCGCAACTCGTAGCGAACGGCTCGATCCAGCGCCGCGTCATCGGTGGGAGCCGTCCAGATGAGCCTGGCCGTGTTCGAAGTGACCAAACCGCCGCGAAGATCGGTGACCGCCGCGGGAGGCAGGACGTCGTCGACATGAGCGCCGATCGCCTCCGTCGAAGCCTGCACCCGATCGGTGATCTCGGAGCGGTTCCCTTCGTCGTCCACCGCGCGCACCGCGATCCAGAAGCGCGTGTCCGCAGGCAGTCCGCCCATGACCGTCGCCTCCGTGGCTCCGGCGTTCACGGTCGCCACCTGTGTGGTCGCGAACGGGGTGCGGTCGAACTCCTCGGGGGTCAAGAAGAGAGGCGATGCGGCGATCTCGTAACGGGCGGGCCGCCCGACTGGGCCGTCGTCTCCCGTTGCGGTCCACCGCAGTTGAATCTCTCTCGAGCTGGAACCGGTCACCTCGAGGCCGGTCACCGGATCCGGCGTCGCCGAGACCTCGCCGCCCGTGGTCTGGTTGGAGACCGCGCCCCAGTTCCCTGAGCCATCCTGCGCGCGTATTCGGAAGTAGCGCGTGTCGCCGGCGGGGATGAAGACGTTCAGGGTCTCTGCCTCGCCTGCCACCCGCACGAAGCGCGGCACGCTCACCGCCGGCAGCAGATTGAACTCGCCCGGCGAGATTGGCCCCGGCGAGTACCGGAGGTCGTAAGCCACCACCCGACCCACTCCACCGGGATCCATGGGCGTCGTCCAGATCAATCGGACCATCGATGCGGACGTCGCCTCCGATCTGAGATCGGTGATCGCGACTGGCGGCGTTTCGTCCGCTTGGCTCATGGGGGGCGCTCCCACCGTGCACCCCGTGCGCGCGAAGTTCCCGCGGGCGACGGGCCACGTCGCAGACTCGGATCCCTCGATGTCGAATAGGACCAATCCCGCGCTGGTCGGAGTGCAAATCGTCGAGCGACCTCCGGTCGGCGAAAGCCATGTCAGTCGACCCAGGGGACTGCGGATCGGGCTTCGAATCCTCGAACCATCGCTTCGGAACGCCAGCGGAAGGCTCGTCGTGGGTTGAAGAACTTCCGGGCCGGCATCCGCGATGAGCGGGCCCACCAGCGGCGGCTCGGTCATGGCGGTCTCGGGCGTTTGCGGCCAGAAGGCCGACGGTGCGGCCGCGGGGCCGAGGTACCAGGCGTCGAGCGAGGAGCTGGTGGCAACCAGCAAGTCTTCGGTTCCATCCTGGTTCAGGTCGGCCAGCACGGGATCCATGGCGCCGACATCCGCCGGGAAATCGCGCTGCAGCGCCATCTGCCCGTTCGCTCGAAGGCCGTACCAATTGCGCCGGTTGAACACCAGGACGAGGGGCTCGCCATCGAGGCGCGTGACCACGGGCGAAGCTTGCGCCACCCCCGGCGTGGAAGCCGGCCACCCCGGCAGCGCCCGGCCGTCATGGCGGAGCGCCCACGTGTGCTGGTCGGCGTCTTGCACCACGATCTCGAGCCCGGGGGCGCCATCGAGATCCGCGAGCGCCGGCGAAAGATTGGTCCTCTGACCCAGAGATACGGGAAAGCCCTGTCGCAGACGTCCTTCGCAATTCCATGCATACACCGACTGGAAGCCGTATCCGTCGTTCACCACGGATACGATGTCCAGCTCACCATCGCCATCCAGATCGCCCAGTACGGGGGTGGTGACGATGCCAGACGCCAGGACGGGCCATCCCGGGAGCGCGGCTCCACCCCCACCGAATCCGACGATCCTGTATCCATCGGCCGCGAAGAAGCCCAGCCCCCGGCCTCCACCGAGGTCTCCGGCCGTCAGCTCAGGCAGCGTACGGCCGTTGAGATCGACTTCCCGAAATGGCGTCAGCGTCTCGGCGTCCAGGAAGAGCAGGAGGTCCCGCCACGGAAGCGACAGGGCGCGAACCGAAACGCTCGCGGCCAGCGCACGTCGTCCGTTCGACCGCGTGAACTCGATCACGTGTCCGTTCACGACGCCGGGAAGCTTCGCCAGCCGGACTTCAGATTCACTCGTGAGCGTGCGCTCGAGGTTGAGGCGGCCCGCACCGTAGTAGTTCGAAGAAGCCCCTGGATTGGCGGCCGAGATGTCGTCGCAGCCGGACATCAACGATAGCTTCAACAGCATGGGGTCGAGCAGCGGCTGCCCTTTCTGCAACCGCACGGACTGGATCAGAGCCACCGCCCCGGAAGCGATCGGCGCCGCGAACGACGTGCCGTTCGCGTCCGCGACGTATCCGGACTGCCGCATCCCGAGGCTGTCGGGTCCGGTTCGGCGCAGGTTCGTGGTCGGGATCGCCGCTCCCGGCGCCATGAAGTCCACGTACGCGCCGACGTTGGCCCAGGGGGGGATGACGTCGTTGCGATCGGTCGCGCTCACGTTGATCAGCCCGGGGAAGTCGGGGATCCCGTTCGTCGAGCCGTTGT
It encodes the following:
- a CDS encoding carboxyl transferase domain-containing protein, which gives rise to MELIESHLDTQSEEFQSNAAHHRALAADLRRHLEAVKLGGGADSVARHRSRGKLFVRERIERLLDSGTAFLELSPLAAHGLYEGDAPCAGLVTGIGMVHGRAVMVVANDATVKGGTYYPMTVKKHVRAQEIALENRLPCVYLVDSGGAFLPLQAEVFPDRDHFGRIFFNQARMSALGIPQLAIVMGSCTAGGAYVPAMSDEAVIVRNQGTIFLGGPPLVKAATGEEVTAEELGGGDVHTRISGVADHLADDDGHALEIARDIVAHLSGATSKRPRLDFREPEPPRYDPQEIYGLLPRDLRTPYEVREVIARLVDGSRFHEFKARYGATLITGFAHLHGMPVGILANQGVLFSESALKATHFIELASQRGVPLLFLQNISGFIVGKQYEHGGIAKDGAKMVHAVANAPVPKLTVVIGGSFGAGNYGMCGRAYQPRFLFMWPNSRISVMGGEQAASVLAQVKQAQLVSAGKKMSAADEKAVKQPILEKYETEGSPYYSTARLWDDGIIDPAETRTAMALALAATLNAPIPAMRFGVFRM
- a CDS encoding S8 family serine peptidase, with translation MKRSFLLTVLLALWSAPSARPASLDLPVWRPASPLQAVPAYRADRLSLRLSPEAARAARSGAVRGSARALGVSAIDRALAALGATIRPEFRGETPPPAGSSAPDFTAFYLVDLPPDVELSSALDHFASLPEVAGASPVGVASVAAIPNDSLWAGSWHFYQQSRRDIHAPEGWDITQGDTSIVVAIIDTGVIPYHPDLGGVTPGSSGQIWTNAQEANGLEGVDDDGNGYVDDRHGWDFVALPLGGDYAVGEDWRDEDNDPNDFVGHGTSVAGLVGAITDNGIGVAGTAWKVRLLPLRVGWATVLNPTGVVDMSYIAQAIRYATLNGARVINISLSTTPLTELSLAVSAALESGVSVVVAAGNNGSTNGIPDFPGLINVSATDRNDVIPPWANVGAYVDFMAPGAAIPTTNLRRTGPDSLGMRQSGYVADANGTSFAAPIASGAVALIQSVRLQKGQPLLDPMLLKLSLMSGCDDISAANPGASSNYYGAGRLNLERTLTSESEVRLAKLPGVVNGHVIEFTRSNGRRALAASVSVRALSLPWRDLLLFLDAETLTPFREVDLNGRTLPELTAGDLGGGRGLGFFAADGYRIVGFGGGGAALPGWPVLASGIVTTPVLGDLDGDGELDIVSVVNDGYGFQSVYAWNCEGRLRQGFPVSLGQRTNLSPALADLDGAPGLEIVVQDADQHTWALRHDGRALPGWPASTPGVAQASPVVTRLDGEPLVLVFNRRNWYGLRANGQMALQRDFPADVGAMDPVLADLNQDGTEDLLVATSSSLDAWYLGPAAAPSAFWPQTPETAMTEPPLVGPLIADAGPEVLQPTTSLPLAFRSDGSRIRSPIRSPLGRLTWLSPTGGRSTICTPTSAGLVLFDIEGSESATWPVARGNFARTGCTVGAPPMSQADETPPVAITDLRSEATSASMVRLIWTTPMDPGGVGRVVAYDLRYSPGPISPGEFNLLPAVSVPRFVRVAGEAETLNVFIPAGDTRYFRIRAQDGSGNWGAVSNQTTGGEVSATPDPVTGLEVTGSSSREIQLRWTATGDDGPVGRPARYEIAASPLFLTPEEFDRTPFATTQVATVNAGATEATVMGGLPADTRFWIAVRAVDDEGNRSEITDRVQASTEAIGAHVDDVLPPAAVTDLRGGLVTSNTARLIWTAPTDDAALDRAVRYELRWSMAPLAEDTFAFGTVVPTPAWPRPGGAAETLWVQPPTSGRRFYALRSLDAALHVSALSNVFELIAPHFGLELASNPSRSPVRFLWNLGTETRGSLVLHDVTGRRVRDIPIETGSSGQVAWNGDDVDGRRMPAGLYFAVLSTPSRRTVTRLVLLP